From Budorcas taxicolor isolate Tak-1 chromosome 19, Takin1.1, whole genome shotgun sequence, the proteins below share one genomic window:
- the PLD6 gene encoding mitochondrial cardiolipin hydrolase, producing the protein MRPLRWQVAAVAAAGLALALETLPTVLRWLWVRRRRRPRREVLFFPSQVTCTEALLRSPGATPSGCPCSLPHGESSLSRLLSALLAARVSLELCLFAFSSPQLGRAVQLLHQRGVRVRVVTDCDYMALNGSQIGLLRKAGIQVRHDQDLGYMHHKFAIVDRRVLITGSLNWTTQAIQNNRENVLIVEDEEYVRLFLEEFERIWEEFDPTRFSFFPQKERAR; encoded by the exons ATGCGGCCGTTACGCTGGCAGGTGGCTGCGGTGGCGGCTGCTGGCCTCGCGCTGGCCTTGGAGACACTGCCCACCGTGTTGCGCTGGCTGTGGgtcaggcggcggcggcggccacgGCGCGAGGTGCTGTTTTTCCCATCGCAAGTGACCTGCACAGAAGCCCTGCTGCGGTCCCCGGGTGCCACACCCTCGGGCTGCCCGTGTAGCCTGCCCCACGGCGAGAGCTCACTGAGCCGGCTGCTGAGCGCCCTGCTGGCCGCCCGCGTCAGTCTGGAGCTCTGCCTGTTCGCCTTCTCCAGCCCGCAGCTGGGCCGCGCCGTGCAGCTGCTGCACCAGCGCGGGGTGCGCGTCCGCGTGGTCACCGACTGCGACTACATGGCCCTCAACGGCTCGCAGATTGGCCTGCTCCGCAAGGCAG GGATCCAGGTCCGGCACGACCAAGACCTGGGCTATATGCACCACAAGTTCGCCATCGTGGACAGGAGGGTGCTGATCACTGGCTCCCTCAACTGGACCACGCAGGCCATCCAGAACAACAGGGAGAACGTGCTCATCGTGGAGGACGAGGAGTACGTGCGGCTCTTCCTGGAGGAGTTCGAGCGCATCTGGGAGGAGTTCGACCCCACCAggttctccttcttccctcagaAGGAGAGGGCTCGCTGA